A genomic stretch from Ureibacillus composti includes:
- the leuB gene encoding 3-isopropylmalate dehydrogenase — protein sequence MEKKITVLPGDGIGPEVVAAAIRVLHAIGKRYNHDFQLGYAAIGGAAIDQFNNPLPEETIEMCKQSDAILLGAVGGPKWDNNSPELRPEKGLLRIRKTFDLFANLRPVKAFPSLLNASPLKREVAENVDLMIVRELTGGIYFGEKQRTETEASDLNIYTRSEIERIVDNAFEMARLRRGKLCSVDKANVLETSRLWRAVVDEKKEQNPDIEVEHNLVDSVAMKLITNPGHYDVVVTDNMFGDILSDEASVITGSLGVLPSASIRGDNFGLYEPVHGSAPEIAGLGIANPAATILSVAMMLQYSFGMKEEAAEIERAVNAVFEDGHFTADLAKNNETALSTDEWTDKVIAEIDTSFVSDSIMETYI from the coding sequence ATGGAAAAGAAAATTACAGTACTACCTGGAGATGGGATTGGTCCAGAAGTTGTTGCTGCTGCTATTCGTGTATTACATGCAATTGGAAAACGCTATAACCATGACTTCCAATTAGGATATGCTGCAATCGGCGGTGCTGCGATTGATCAATTTAACAATCCACTACCAGAAGAAACAATTGAAATGTGTAAACAAAGTGACGCTATTTTACTAGGTGCAGTTGGTGGTCCAAAATGGGATAACAACTCACCAGAATTACGTCCTGAAAAAGGATTACTAAGAATCCGTAAAACGTTTGATTTATTTGCTAACTTACGTCCGGTAAAAGCTTTCCCAAGTTTATTAAATGCTTCACCATTAAAACGCGAAGTAGCAGAAAACGTAGATTTAATGATCGTTCGTGAATTAACTGGAGGTATTTACTTCGGTGAAAAACAACGCACGGAAACAGAGGCAAGTGACTTAAATATCTATACTCGTTCTGAAATTGAACGTATTGTTGATAATGCATTTGAAATGGCTCGTTTACGCAGAGGTAAACTTTGCTCAGTTGACAAAGCTAACGTATTAGAAACTTCAAGACTTTGGCGTGCAGTGGTTGATGAAAAGAAAGAACAAAATCCTGATATCGAAGTTGAACATAATTTAGTAGATTCTGTTGCAATGAAGTTAATTACAAACCCAGGTCACTATGATGTGGTTGTTACAGATAATATGTTTGGCGATATTTTAAGTGATGAAGCCTCAGTTATTACAGGTTCATTAGGCGTATTACCATCAGCTTCAATTCGTGGCGATAATTTCGGATTGTATGAACCAGTTCACGGTTCAGCACCTGAAATTGCTGGATTAGGTATTGCAAATCCGGCTGCAACCATTTTATCTGTAGCAATGATGCTTCAATATTCATTCGGAATGAAAGAAGAAGCTGCAGAAATCGAACGTGCAGTAAATGCAGTATTCGAAGATGGACACTTCACTGCAGATCTTGCAAAGAATAACGAAACGGCTCTTTCTACAGATGAATGGACAGACAAAGTCATCGCAGAAATTGACACAAGTTTCGTATCCGATAGCATTATGGAAACTTATATTTAA
- a CDS encoding 2-isopropylmalate synthase, which yields MRKIDIFDTTLRDGEQSAGINLNTAEKIEIAKQLERLGVSIIEAGFPASSPGDFDAVNRIAGTVKNSIVTGLARCVQKDIDTTWEALKVAEQPHIHVFLATSPIHMEYKLKKTPDQVVEQAVEAVKYAKKFFPLVQWSAEDAFRSDREFLVRIIEKVIAAGATTINVPDTVGYASPQEYGELFKYLRENVSGADNVKFSAHCHDDLGMATINSIAAIQNGADQVECTINGIGERAGNAALEEIGVALHIRNDIYQVETGLNLKEIKRTSQLVSRLTGVVIQPNKAVVGKNAFAHESGIHQDGVLKNPETYEIISPALIGEGEVPLVLGKHSGRAAFRDRAIKMGYDLSDEKLNKAFQEFKKLADRKKEITEEDLITLLTETQVSVEDIPLFELKSVQVSYGTENIPTATASVVTPEGELKTLASTGNGSVEAIFNTLEQLVDGPVSIQDYRVKSVGKGRDALGEAVVNILYNGLTTTGRDASQDVLEATAEAYLNAINRHLIRQSIQPKQPIN from the coding sequence GTGCGTAAAATTGATATTTTTGATACAACTCTACGTGATGGCGAACAGTCTGCTGGAATTAATTTAAATACTGCAGAAAAAATCGAGATCGCTAAACAATTAGAACGCCTTGGTGTGTCAATTATTGAAGCAGGTTTTCCTGCTTCAAGTCCTGGCGATTTTGATGCAGTAAATCGTATTGCTGGAACAGTTAAAAACTCAATCGTCACTGGTCTTGCTCGTTGTGTACAAAAAGATATCGATACGACTTGGGAAGCACTTAAAGTTGCGGAACAACCACATATTCACGTGTTCCTAGCAACATCTCCAATCCATATGGAATATAAATTAAAGAAAACTCCTGATCAAGTTGTGGAGCAAGCAGTAGAAGCTGTAAAATATGCCAAAAAATTCTTCCCACTTGTACAATGGTCAGCTGAGGATGCATTCCGTTCAGATCGTGAATTTTTAGTACGCATCATTGAAAAAGTAATCGCTGCAGGTGCAACGACAATTAACGTTCCAGATACAGTAGGTTACGCATCACCTCAAGAGTATGGTGAATTATTCAAATATCTTCGCGAAAATGTAAGTGGTGCAGACAACGTAAAATTCTCTGCTCACTGTCATGATGACTTAGGTATGGCTACTATTAACTCAATTGCAGCAATTCAAAATGGTGCAGACCAAGTTGAATGTACAATTAACGGTATTGGTGAACGTGCTGGTAACGCTGCATTAGAAGAAATCGGTGTAGCATTACACATCCGTAATGACATTTACCAAGTCGAAACAGGCTTGAATTTAAAAGAAATCAAACGTACTTCTCAATTAGTAAGTCGTTTAACTGGTGTTGTCATTCAGCCAAACAAAGCAGTTGTAGGGAAAAATGCCTTTGCTCATGAATCTGGTATTCACCAAGATGGTGTGTTGAAAAACCCTGAAACATACGAAATAATTTCACCAGCTTTAATTGGTGAAGGGGAAGTGCCATTAGTTTTAGGTAAACACTCTGGTCGCGCAGCATTCCGCGATCGTGCAATTAAAATGGGCTATGATTTATCTGATGAAAAACTTAATAAGGCATTCCAAGAGTTTAAAAAATTAGCGGATCGTAAAAAAGAAATTACTGAAGAAGATTTAATCACTCTATTAACTGAAACTCAAGTTTCTGTTGAAGATATTCCTTTATTCGAACTTAAGAGTGTTCAAGTTTCTTACGGAACAGAAAACATTCCAACTGCAACAGCTTCAGTTGTAACTCCTGAGGGCGAGTTAAAAACTCTTGCATCTACAGGTAACGGTTCAGTGGAAGCGATTTTCAATACGCTTGAGCAATTAGTTGATGGTCCTGTTAGTATCCAGGATTACCGTGTGAAATCTGTTGGTAAAGGCCGTGACGCGTTAGGTGAAGCTGTTGTTAACATCCTATACAACGGTTTAACAACAACTGGCCGCGATGCTTCACAAGACGTACTTGAAGCAACAGCAGAAGCCTACTTAAATGCGATCAATCGTCATTTAATTCGACAAAGTATTCAACCAAAACAACCTATTAACTAA
- the ilvC gene encoding ketol-acid reductoisomerase, whose product MTKMYYQNEINESVLTGKKIAIIGYGSQGHAHAQNLKESGFDVVVGIRPGKSFDAAKEDGLDVKSVAEAAAEADIIQILLPDERQKAVYEAEIAPNLQPGNALMFAHGFNINFGQIVPPADVDVFLVAPKGPGHLVRRTYVQGAGVPALFAIYQDATGEARDLALAYGKGIGSARAGMLETTFKEETETDLFGEQVVLCGGTTQLVKYGFETLVEAGYQPELAYFETLHELKLIVDLMYEGGMETMRYSVSDTAEWGDYVSGPRIIDESVKARMKDVLTDIQNGTFAKDWIEENETNRPRYTQYKQEGADHQIEQVGRKLREMMPFINEGKKKVVIK is encoded by the coding sequence ATGACTAAAATGTACTATCAAAACGAAATCAACGAATCAGTATTAACAGGTAAAAAAATCGCTATTATCGGGTATGGTTCTCAAGGTCATGCACATGCACAGAACTTAAAAGAATCTGGTTTTGACGTAGTAGTAGGTATTCGTCCAGGTAAATCTTTCGACGCAGCAAAAGAAGACGGTTTAGACGTTAAATCAGTTGCAGAAGCAGCAGCGGAAGCTGACATCATCCAAATTTTACTTCCAGATGAGCGTCAAAAAGCAGTTTATGAGGCAGAAATCGCTCCAAACTTACAACCAGGTAACGCTTTAATGTTCGCTCACGGTTTCAACATTAACTTCGGTCAAATCGTACCACCAGCTGATGTTGACGTATTCTTAGTAGCTCCAAAAGGTCCTGGTCACTTAGTTCGTCGTACTTATGTTCAAGGTGCTGGTGTTCCTGCTTTATTCGCAATCTACCAAGATGCAACTGGTGAAGCTCGCGACTTAGCTTTAGCTTATGGTAAAGGAATTGGTTCAGCTCGTGCAGGTATGTTAGAAACTACATTCAAAGAAGAAACTGAAACTGACTTATTCGGTGAGCAAGTAGTTCTTTGTGGTGGTACAACTCAATTAGTAAAATATGGTTTCGAAACTTTAGTTGAAGCTGGATACCAACCAGAACTTGCTTACTTCGAAACATTACACGAATTAAAATTAATCGTTGACTTAATGTACGAAGGTGGTATGGAAACAATGCGTTATTCAGTTTCTGATACAGCTGAATGGGGTGACTACGTTTCAGGTCCACGCATTATCGACGAGTCAGTTAAAGCTCGCATGAAAGACGTATTAACAGATATCCAAAACGGTACATTTGCAAAAGATTGGATCGAAGAAAACGAAACAAACCGCCCACGTTACACTCAATACAAACAAGAAGGTGCTGATCACCAAATCGAACAAGTGGGTAGAAAATTACGTGAAATGATGCCATTCATTAATGAAGGCAAGAAAAAAGTGGTGATTAAATAG
- the ilvN gene encoding acetolactate synthase small subunit, which produces MKRVINVTVINQSGVLNRVTGLLMKRQFNIESITVGHTEQPNISKMTFVVNIEDETKLEQLVKQLSKQIDVIKVNDITDNAIVLRELALVKVVSPANLRIEMNAIVEPFRPQVIDTSKNVVTYQVVGNPEKIDAFIELIRPYGIKELTRTGVTASVRESQKIDTPQLSIL; this is translated from the coding sequence GTGAAACGCGTAATTAATGTAACAGTAATCAATCAAAGTGGCGTTTTAAATCGGGTTACTGGATTACTAATGAAACGCCAATTTAACATCGAATCCATTACAGTTGGACACACGGAACAACCAAACATCTCTAAAATGACGTTTGTTGTAAATATTGAAGATGAAACAAAGCTTGAACAGCTGGTTAAACAGCTCTCAAAGCAAATTGATGTAATTAAAGTAAATGACATTACAGATAATGCAATTGTTCTTCGTGAACTCGCACTCGTAAAAGTCGTTTCTCCAGCAAACTTAAGAATTGAAATGAATGCGATTGTGGAACCATTTAGACCACAAGTAATCGATACATCAAAAAATGTCGTTACTTATCAAGTGGTTGGTAATCCCGAAAAAATCGATGCATTCATCGAGCTCATTCGCCCATATGGCATTAAAGAATTAACACGTACAGGTGTAACTGCTTCTGTACGTGAATCTCAAAAAATTGACACACCGCAACTTTCTATTCTCTAG
- the ilvB gene encoding biosynthetic-type acetolactate synthase large subunit, whose product MTAKLSTNEKVDSSKAAQPAEKTKPRNGSDILIQALHDQGVDTIFGYPGGAVLNVYDALYKNPIRHILTRHEQGAIHAAEGYARVLNKPGVVLVTSGPGATNLVTGITDAMIDSIPLVVLTGQVATNVIGSDAFQEADVIGITTPITKHNYQVQNVNDIPRIVKEAFHIANSGRKGPVLIDFPKNISGAIFDESLAQNANDEIYLPGYQPNTKPNYLQIQKAMNEISNAKKPLILAGAGVLFAEAQEELTEFVEKFNIPVINTLLGLGSIHGDHQLNYGMAGMHGAAVANDAIQKADLLINIGARFDDRLTGDTKAFAPNATIVHIDIDPAEIGKNIPTDIPIVADAKEALKAMLKKDIQAPDTAAWVDFLNQKRDEFPYWYVEDENEILPQQVIEKVHTITNGDAIVSTDVGQHQMWAAQYYRHNHSHQWITSGGLGTMGFGFPAAIGAQFAKPDKKVVSIVGDAGFQMTLQEIGLLKEFNLPVKVVIVNNGALGMVRQWQELFYDQRYSQSLMPVQPDFVKLAEAYGIKGVRITKAEELDTVFADALNSDEPVIIDAQVKQLENVYPMVPAGKSLDAIVGVKKP is encoded by the coding sequence ATGACTGCTAAATTATCAACAAATGAAAAAGTAGATTCATCAAAAGCAGCACAACCAGCAGAAAAAACAAAACCAAGAAATGGTTCTGATATATTAATTCAAGCACTTCATGATCAAGGCGTTGATACAATTTTCGGTTATCCGGGTGGGGCAGTACTAAACGTATATGATGCACTATACAAAAACCCAATCCGTCACATTTTGACAAGACACGAACAAGGCGCAATCCATGCAGCAGAAGGTTATGCACGTGTCTTAAATAAACCAGGTGTAGTATTAGTTACTTCTGGACCAGGTGCAACAAACCTAGTAACAGGGATTACAGATGCAATGATTGATTCTATCCCATTAGTTGTTTTGACTGGTCAAGTTGCAACAAATGTAATTGGCTCTGATGCTTTCCAAGAAGCAGACGTGATTGGAATTACAACTCCTATTACGAAGCACAATTACCAAGTTCAAAATGTAAATGACATACCAAGAATTGTTAAAGAAGCATTCCATATTGCAAATAGCGGTCGTAAAGGTCCAGTGCTAATCGACTTCCCTAAAAATATTTCGGGAGCAATTTTTGATGAATCCCTTGCACAAAATGCAAACGACGAGATTTATCTACCAGGTTATCAACCAAACACTAAACCAAATTACTTACAAATTCAAAAAGCAATGAACGAAATAAGTAACGCTAAAAAACCATTAATTCTTGCAGGTGCAGGTGTACTTTTCGCCGAAGCACAAGAAGAATTGACTGAATTTGTCGAAAAGTTCAACATTCCAGTAATTAATACACTACTTGGTTTAGGTAGTATTCACGGTGATCATCAATTGAATTACGGAATGGCAGGGATGCACGGAGCAGCTGTAGCCAATGATGCAATTCAAAAAGCGGATTTATTAATCAATATCGGTGCACGTTTCGATGATCGTTTAACTGGTGATACAAAAGCATTTGCACCAAATGCAACGATCGTACACATTGATATTGATCCAGCTGAAATTGGTAAAAACATTCCAACTGATATTCCGATTGTTGCCGATGCAAAAGAAGCGTTAAAAGCAATGCTTAAAAAGGATATTCAAGCGCCAGATACTGCAGCGTGGGTTGACTTTTTAAATCAAAAACGTGATGAATTCCCTTATTGGTATGTTGAAGATGAAAATGAGATTTTACCACAACAAGTAATTGAAAAAGTTCATACAATCACTAATGGTGATGCAATCGTTTCAACAGACGTTGGTCAACATCAAATGTGGGCAGCACAATATTATCGTCACAATCATAGTCACCAGTGGATTACATCAGGTGGTCTTGGAACAATGGGCTTTGGTTTCCCAGCCGCAATCGGTGCACAATTTGCAAAACCTGATAAAAAGGTTGTCTCTATTGTAGGTGACGCAGGATTCCAAATGACATTACAAGAAATTGGTCTATTAAAAGAGTTTAACTTACCTGTCAAAGTAGTCATCGTTAATAACGGGGCTCTAGGTATGGTTCGTCAATGGCAAGAACTATTCTATGACCAACGCTATTCACAATCCTTAATGCCAGTACAACCTGACTTTGTAAAATTAGCAGAAGCGTATGGCATTAAAGGTGTACGAATTACAAAAGCAGAAGAATTAGATACAGTTTTTGCTGACGCATTAAATTCTGATGAACCAGTGATCATCGATGCGCAAGTAAAACAACTAGAAAATGTTTACCCAATGGTTCCTGCAGGTAAATCACTAGATGCTATAGTGGGGGTGAAAAAACCGTGA